AAATTAGAAGGTGTTCCTATCGAAAAGATGGCTACCAAAGTTAAATATGTTGGTGGTTCCGTTGAAGCATCGTGTGCTCTTGGCGTAGCAGATGCTATAGTAGATCTTGTCGAAAGTGGTGAAACAATGAGGGCAGCTGGTTTAATTGATATCGCTACTGTTTTGGAAACCAGTGCCCATGTTATTGAGTCTAAACGTCCAAACAAGGACATAGAATTGATCGAAACTATTAAATCAAGAATTGAAGGTGTTATCACCGCACAGAGATATGTCTGTTGTAATTACAATGCTCCAGAGGGCCAATTAAAGGAGCTGTTACCAATTACACCAGGTAGAAGGGCCCCAACGATCTCAAAGATAGATAGTGAAGGATGGGTGGCTGTTAATTCTATGATTGAAAGAAGCAAAAAGGGTATAATCATGGATGagttgaaaagaaaaggtgCCGCCGATATCATGGTATTTGAAATCTCTAATTGCCGTGTCTAATAAATGAGTAAGgtacaataataaagatttacgtatttaatgaatataacTTTATGATGATAGACAATCTTATCTTCCCTTTATCGTAAGTAAAAATCTGTTATAGAAACTAATTTTCCACTAGAATACCGCGGATGACATAGTCAAATTTTACAAATCTCCATCCCTTTTAATGACTGTTTATGACTGAGGGGAAAAATCAAGTATAGAATACAGGCAAGACATACCAAATTATGATTTACAATGGACCCTAGTTTGCCATCAAAGATGAAACTACAAATTTGTGAAAACCCTGCCAGTTCACGATAGATATCTGTATTATCATagtattatataatattgatttaatattgtaatttcttgcaacattattttttttcgaaGCGGGAATTTCAGGGAGGCGGACGTGTCGTACACAACGGGGGcataattaataattagGGAAAAcgaaaggaaaagaaaggaaagaCGTAAAACAAGGATGGAAATATTATGTACGTACGTCTTAGAGCATTTCTCAGACAGGAGCCCCAGAGCAGTAGGGATCTAGTGGTAGGGTCAGACTAAGCTCCCAACTATATTTCGTTGTATGCACTTTATACCTATATTGTACCGTCGGAACAATAGCTGGAGGATAGCTATTCTGTAATTATATTCATCCGTAGATCTTGGTTTGCCCCGTTTGACTTTCTGACGCTGTTGCAAAATTATCAGTTTACCCCagattgaattataataaagGAAGGTTGGGTCTCTGAAGAATTGTAACTCGTTATCGTTTAATCGAGTTTATTTTTAACAATTAGACttttatattcataatTTAGTCGATAACCATACATACTGCTTACCACTCGAGAAAACTTGCTCAACCTCTTCCATTAAAACCATCTAGGAGCAGGTTCCAAATATATTTCACTTATTTCTAAGTTTaagatattaatatttttgcCAACTGGCTGGTGATAATAACATATCTTTAGATTTCGTCCAGAAAATCCtaaaattacaaagaagATTACACAAACATCTAACACATGTATGTCAAGGCTGAGAATAAGAGGCCTTCCTTTTCCAGTCTTCAAGGGGATAtgaataagaataagaatgaAGGCTCCCTATCAGCTATCCAAACATCTATTTCGAGGGGTCCCCCTACATATGgaaaggaaaatgaaaatgatagCCaccataaaaatataatacaagATGTTTCTGAAAATATGGTAGATAATAGCAATGCTCATGCTCATCCTCCTTCACTGATTCAacaacattttcaaaaatacaaCGCATCTCAAGGCAACCCTACCCATATGAGTGATTTGAAACCTCCAAAGAGAAGTCCTGTAAATTCTTTAGCTTTTCTACACAAACCTCAAAGGGTAACAAGAATGAACATTGATAAGTTTCCTGaggaagaattagaaagaaaCACAAACCTTAACAAGAACATTAAATCAGgttttaatgaaaataattttgcAGAAATTAATATCGATGACGAAAATAAAGGTAATAATGGTAACGATATTACCGAATATTCACCAATTGATTTCCCCTCTCTCTCACCAAGATCTACCATTCCAACAAATTCCTTTATTCGCCCTTCCCCTCCCTTAAACAGTGATAATGACAATCCCATAAATTCCGATGAACATCAGATTCCATTCTTCCCTGTATATAAGAAATCTGGTGAACTATTAAAGAGTTCATTAAAAAGAAGATCCAAATCGTTGCCATCAACTTCCGAAATCttaacaaaacaaaaaaataggggaaatgaaaataatgatgatcCAAGAATGATGTTAATGAGAAGTAAAAGTGTTCATTTTGGCCATAAGGCCCCAGTAAAGTATTTTAGTAAAGATGAAAGTCCAATTTCAGTTCAAGATAGAGACGAGTTCGAGGCtcttttgaatttcaaGCAAAATGCTAATAGCCCCTTAGcatttgatgaagaggaaATGATGTCTGCGAATTTACAAAAACTAAGGATTGGGGAACAGTCTATGCCTATCAAATCCAGTGCAAGTGAAACAAAATTGAGGAAAAGCAAAAGGTTCCAAAATGTTATTaaagataagaaaaataaaaatgaatctTCCGATagtgataataatattactaGCAGTAGTAGCGATCTTCGCTTAAACGATAAGGAAAATATAACTAGGAAAAATTTGgcaaaattcaatgaaatatcaGATAACCTCAAGATCCCAAAGGAATCACATAACGTTTCTAAGAATATTATAACAAGTTTACCGTCGAGAGGAGGAAAAGTGAACCTAACGTATAATAAAGTGGTTGggttatataatataaattttccaatcttGAGTAATAAAAATCCAAAGAGTTTGaagttgaatatttttattaagtTATCAAAAGATCAAAAATGCTTCCCACAGGAGATTAGTTTACATATCGATAGAGAAAGCCGCTTGAATCCTTATCATATGCCCTTtacatcatcatctgaTAGTCTCAATAGCATCAACAGTGTTACGGGACGGTCCACTACTGGAAAACAAACCATACAACGAAGTACTAGGATAATAACAGGTAAAATATTAgttaaaaatatcttttatGACAAAAGAGTAGTTGTTAGGTATACATGGAATGGTTGGAGAACAGTCCATGACGTGGAGTGTATATGGGTTAGTGATGCTGATGGGATCGTACCTGGTACAAATATGGAGGTCTTCAGATTCTTAATCGATGATGTGAGTAAGGTAGATTCCAGAGCAAAATTAGAATTTTGTATACAGTATACGACAAGAAATGATCATGTACGTCAAGAATATTGGGACAACAATGATGGTAAGAATTATAAAGTAGGACTTGTCCTTAATGGGTTCAATAATCCATTTGCTGTAAAATGAACATATGCTCTTTTTATCTTTGACAGTCAGCTGGGTTCATCGTCAacatattcatttttttgtcaGAAGATTTGCACTTATGACTATTCATCTCTATAACGTATAGAATACTAGAGCTCTGATGTAGAAATCCTCACGATATAATTTAAGCTATAAATTTGTCATTACCTTAAGTAACTTTTTTCAAGAAGCTCGTTAAGAAACGTCTGATTACCTTTGTTATGTAGATTATACCAGCAAAAGCGCGACACTAATCAATAGTATAGGTGTCGCGATAGGCAGTTTTTGGAGTAGGTTCTACAGATATCGAAAGAACTGAAGCCAGATTAAGACTTCCTGATGGTATATATGACGCTGTGCCTCTTAGGTCTACAAGGCACAATTGAAGTTTACGCAAACAGCAATGAGTAGAGAAGAATGTCAATTTGTACTTTTACAAGgttatttgataatttcttaattaaCAAGAATGACACTAGCCTTTTCCATACATTGGTCGGGGAAACTCTTGCCCCTCAAACATATTAATACGCCGACAAATTGAACTGGCAGTAGTGAGCTTGCATCTTATCGGTCAAACGATTCCGGTTTTTTTCCTCTAGATGGTCTGATACTAGGGACACATCCTGTTATCTCATGGTTACTGAGTGGGTAGCTGTCTTCTCTAACAAATGGGTCACCAAATGAGTACTTAAAATGTTCAATATGTACGTGCAGTATCTTAGAGCAGACCTTTCTGTTCACGGTAACCTATCATCACTTGAAGGTAAAAGCTAAGGGGTGAGACCTTTTAAAACCGTTACTATTTAATGGCAACATTTTAGTACGGTTCTTGTTAAAAGAAAGTCTATGGTATGGCATCacaatcaaaaaaatgCGGTTATTTGTGTTTTACGGATATACCGCGAGACGGAAATCGGATCGTCTTTTTATTGAGTAATTTGTCctgaatatatttactgACACTTGCCTAAAGCCCAAGCATCTTTTTAAGGacaagagaaaagaaaagttgGAGAAACAACTTCCAGGAGATCCCTTGCataattgaatgaattagGGCAGCTTGCCTTCTTGGCGAGCCTGTGTGCTCTGTTACCGCACTTCTTTCAAGATTATGATTGGAAACTCCAATTTGGAATATGCCGCGTAAACTCAAGCCAGATAGAACGGTTCATATTTATCTTCTGATTGTTCAGTATCAACTTTTCTCAGTCCCCAAACATAACTACAgaagtaagtaagtaagtacGTACCTTTACGTAATTAAGTAACGCCACCTTTACGTAAGCTGCCTAGTTTCCCTTTTGGGTTAAATGATgttgattattttcattgGTATATATCGGTTACTTGAAACGCATGCTCTCCCCTAATGATAGCTTAAAGGATCCATATCTTTACATCTATATAAAAGGTAACATAACCTAAACGTTCTCGACTAATTGGAAAAAACAAGTTAGTTGGAAACAACTATAAACCAGTTCATAACTAAAAGCATTTCCAAAATACGGTTTTACTAAAGTCAATTCTTCCCAACTTTACAACGACACCATCATAGCCATCAATGCAAGACATCGGAGTATTTTTAAgcatttttgttttcttcttcgtttTCTACTTTAGTGCCCATAAGAATGTCATGAACAGGTACAAGAATGATATTCCGTATCTAGTCTGAAAAGCACTCAAGAAACAAAAGCAGCttttatttcaaatattcttcaacGTTACCAATTTGTTCTTCCCAATCTTTTTGATGTGTTGCCTCCATTTAATATTCAGAGTGCTCAAACGATATGATTTTTTCCATGGGTtactaataacaataatgattcCACGagataatatattctacTAAACAATAATCCaactttttatttctttttatttacattcCCCtataaaatttataataacTAATATCACATAATACATTTTttacttttcttttttaacCTGTcttattcaaattatttcttattgaCAGTACAAGGTTATCAAGTAACCACATTCAGTTGTAATATATAGGTTacttattttatataaaaaccATAGAGCATAATAAGTCGAAGATTGGTAACGTTCTCTAAGGTAACGCAAACATGTTGTTGCAAGGATTCCAATAGTTCTATGAATCTCATATTATCTAGGATCTCAAATTGTAGATGACTTcgttttattttcatctaCCCCAGGttttccaaagaaaaagacTGCAGCCCTGAGTTCCGGACATCAGATGCCAACAAATAAATCTGAACAATAATTACATCAATTGCAGTATGACCTGTCCCATTCCAGTGAGAGCTCCCCTACTAACGGAAAGTTTTGCGGGACATCTTCGCGTTAAGGATTTCTTTCTTAACAACACTATTTCCTTTCGGAGTTAACGACCGCCACTTTTGCgaatttttcagatttttcagatttttCAGAGTCGGGATGACGTCCGAACTCCACCTGGGCGGCTACAGTGGAAGAAATAAACCTTTTTAGGGGGTTGTGAGTGAGcgaaattattatatgacaaaaaaattaaagcTAACAGGCTGCTCGAACTTTAAAGTATTAAGTACGtaaaatattctttgaCTTAACTAATTTTGTATATTTGTGTCTTATTTGCcagttttctttttcaacttGCATTTACCGGTTGGAAAGTTAGTGCTTATCCTTTGTTCACACcttataaataaaataactTTTCTCGTTAACAAATTGAAAGGATAAAACCATTTTATTGCTTTTCCACAAACCACCAGAGGCAAAATAGAATccaacaaagaaatatacGATCAAACAAAGATGTCCAAATCGGATCGAAAAATACAAATGTTCACAAAGGAATATTATGCCGCTTGTACATTAGGTGGTATTATAGCTTGTGGTCCCACTCATTCATCAGTGACTCCATTAGATTTAGTCAAATGTAGATTACAAGTTAAttctaaattatataaatcCAACATAGATGGGGCTCTAAAAATCATTAAGAATGAAGGTATTTCGAAACTTTTCACAGGTGTTGGGGCAACGTTAATTGGTTATTCATTACAAGGGGCAGGGAAATATGGTGGCtatgaattatttaaaagattttatTCCACTACTTTGgtgaaaaatgaagaaatggCCTATAAGTATAGAACATCCATTTATTTGATGGCTTCTGCATCTGCGGAATTCTTTGCTGATATAATGTTATGCCCATTTGAAGCCATTAAA
The Naumovozyma dairenensis CBS 421 chromosome 5, complete genome DNA segment above includes these coding regions:
- the HIS1 gene encoding ATP phosphoribosyltransferase (similar to Saccharomyces cerevisiae HIS1 (YER055C); ancestral locus Anc_7.232), producing the protein MDLVNHLNDRLLFAIPKKGRLYEKSVTILNGSDIKFHRSQRLDIALCTTLPIALIFLPAADIPMFVGEGRCDLGITGVDQVREAKMDVELPIDLKFGSCKLQVQVPVNGEYKNPKQLIGKTIVSSFTNLTKEYFAKLEGVPIEKMATKVKYVGGSVEASCALGVADAIVDLVESGETMRAAGLIDIATVLETSAHVIESKRPNKDIELIETIKSRIEGVITAQRYVCCNYNAPEGQLKELLPITPGRRAPTISKIDSEGWVAVNSMIERSKKGIIMDELKRKGAADIMVFEISNCRV
- the GIP2 gene encoding Gip2p (similar to Saccharomyces cerevisiae GIP2 (YER054C) and PIG2 (YIL045W); ancestral locus Anc_7.230), with translation MYVKAENKRPSFSSLQGDMNKNKNEGSLSAIQTSISRGPPTYGKENENDSHHKNIIQDVSENMVDNSNAHAHPPSLIQQHFQKYNASQGNPTHMSDLKPPKRSPVNSLAFLHKPQRVTRMNIDKFPEEELERNTNLNKNIKSGFNENNFAEINIDDENKGNNGNDITEYSPIDFPSLSPRSTIPTNSFIRPSPPLNSDNDNPINSDEHQIPFFPVYKKSGELLKSSLKRRSKSLPSTSEILTKQKNRGNENNDDPRMMLMRSKSVHFGHKAPVKYFSKDESPISVQDRDEFEALLNFKQNANSPLAFDEEEMMSANLQKLRIGEQSMPIKSSASETKLRKSKRFQNVIKDKKNKNESSDSDNNITSSSSDLRLNDKENITRKNLAKFNEISDNLKIPKESHNVSKNIITSLPSRGGKVNLTYNKVVGLYNINFPILSNKNPKSLKLNIFIKLSKDQKCFPQEISLHIDRESRLNPYHMPFTSSSDSLNSINSVTGRSTTGKQTIQRSTRIITGKILVKNIFYDKRVVVRYTWNGWRTVHDVECIWVSDADGIVPGTNMEVFRFLIDDVSKVDSRAKLEFCIQYTTRNDHVRQEYWDNNDGKNYKVGLVLNGFNNPFAVK
- the NDAI0E04360 gene encoding uncharacterized protein (similar to Saccharomyces cerevisiae YER053C-A; ancestral locus Anc_7.229), with amino-acid sequence MQDIGVFLSIFVFFFVFYFSAHKNVMNRYKNDIPYLV